From Priestia filamentosa, a single genomic window includes:
- a CDS encoding iron-hydroxamate ABC transporter substrate-binding protein — translation MKKILIPIVLILVLVMSACGSKSTEKPSGEESKDNKETITYQSENGPVKVPAHPKRVVVLTSYVGDLLSLDVNIVGVEEWAKKSPLFKDQLKNVPVVSDEDIEEIIDLNPDLIIGDSTNKNLEKLQKIAPTVTYTYGKVDYLTQHLEIGKLVNKEQEAKSWIEDFKSRAKAAGEEIKAKIGEDATVTVVESYNKEMAVLGDNWGRGTEVLYQAMGLSMPDKVKETTSKEGYHTISSEVLPEYVGDYLILSKYRDQENSYQNTELYKEMPAVKNHHVFEVDGNAFMFNDSMTLDYQLDFFKDHFLK, via the coding sequence GTGAAAAAAATACTTATACCGATTGTGTTAATTCTTGTCCTTGTAATGAGTGCTTGCGGAAGCAAGTCTACAGAAAAGCCATCAGGAGAAGAAAGTAAGGATAATAAAGAAACCATTACATATCAATCAGAAAATGGACCTGTGAAAGTTCCTGCTCATCCTAAAAGAGTTGTTGTGTTAACTAGTTATGTTGGAGATTTACTCTCGCTTGACGTAAATATAGTAGGAGTAGAAGAATGGGCTAAAAAGAGCCCTTTATTTAAAGATCAGTTAAAAAATGTTCCTGTAGTATCAGATGAAGATATTGAAGAAATTATAGATTTAAACCCCGACTTAATTATAGGAGATAGTACAAATAAGAATCTGGAAAAGCTTCAAAAGATTGCACCAACGGTCACTTATACGTATGGTAAAGTCGATTATTTAACTCAGCATTTGGAGATTGGCAAACTTGTCAATAAAGAACAAGAAGCAAAAAGTTGGATTGAAGACTTTAAATCACGAGCAAAGGCTGCTGGTGAAGAAATTAAAGCGAAAATTGGTGAAGATGCGACAGTCACTGTGGTTGAAAGTTACAATAAAGAGATGGCGGTATTAGGAGATAACTGGGGAAGAGGAACCGAAGTTCTTTATCAAGCAATGGGGCTCAGTATGCCTGACAAAGTAAAAGAAACAACGAGCAAAGAGGGATATCATACAATTTCTTCAGAAGTTCTCCCTGAATATGTTGGTGACTATTTAATACTTAGCAAATATAGAGATCAAGAGAACTCTTATCAAAATACAGAGCTCTATAAGGAAATGCCTGCTGTGAAGAATCATCACGTATTTGAAGTCGATGGAAATGCTTTTATGTTTAATGATTCTATGACATTAGATTATCAATTAGACTTTTTCAAAGATCATTTCTTAAAATAA
- a CDS encoding nucleoside hydrolase, with protein sequence MLEKKRVIIDTDTAGDDTISILMALHYFKVEGIMITGGNVQFDQQVENALYTIQVGGKSGKVPVYKGYEGPIMGFGENQHRTVEDVHGKDGMGDSFFEKAIQPPEEGHAVDFLIETIHENPGEIHLLAIAPLTNIAMAIKKDPAIVPKIPHLYIMGGTNNALGNITPSAEYNFFVDPEAAKIVLHAGIPITMVGWEMCTKYSVMDDNDHREIEALSTKGAQFFEDVNKVVMKFNKSVHKLNGTTHPDTLLAAVAANEEIMTESNLYHVDVETVGELTRGYSLVDINNRLERFKNVRVCEAIDRSAFKGMLLEVLRSID encoded by the coding sequence ATGCTAGAGAAGAAACGAGTTATCATTGATACAGATACAGCCGGTGATGACACAATTTCAATCTTAATGGCTCTTCATTATTTTAAAGTTGAAGGAATTATGATAACGGGTGGTAACGTTCAATTTGATCAACAAGTTGAAAATGCACTTTACACAATTCAAGTTGGGGGAAAAAGCGGAAAGGTCCCTGTTTATAAAGGATATGAAGGCCCAATAATGGGATTTGGGGAAAATCAACATCGGACAGTTGAAGATGTGCATGGAAAAGATGGAATGGGAGATTCGTTTTTTGAAAAAGCAATCCAGCCTCCTGAGGAAGGACATGCGGTAGATTTTCTTATTGAAACCATTCATGAAAATCCAGGAGAAATTCATTTATTAGCGATTGCACCGTTAACAAATATTGCAATGGCCATAAAAAAAGATCCAGCTATCGTTCCTAAAATTCCTCATTTGTACATTATGGGTGGTACAAACAATGCATTAGGAAATATTACACCAAGCGCAGAATATAATTTTTTTGTGGATCCTGAAGCAGCAAAAATTGTGCTTCATGCAGGTATTCCTATTACAATGGTTGGTTGGGAAATGTGTACAAAGTACTCCGTTATGGATGATAACGATCATCGTGAAATTGAAGCTCTTTCAACAAAGGGTGCGCAATTTTTCGAAGATGTAAATAAAGTAGTTATGAAATTTAATAAAAGTGTTCATAAATTAAATGGAACAACTCATCCAGATACATTACTAGCTGCTGTTGCAGCAAACGAAGAAATTATGACAGAGTCAAATCTATATCACGTAGATGTTGAAACGGTTGGTGAACTCACAAGAGGATACAGTCTTGTGGATATTAATAATCGTTTAGAACGCTTCAAAAATGTAAGAGTTTGCGAAGCTATTGATCGGAGTGCGTTTAAAGGAATGTTACTTGAAGTATTGCGTTCAATAGATTAA
- a CDS encoding nucleoside hydrolase: MKKKIYFNHDGGVDDLISLFLLLQMDNVELTGVSVIPADCYLEPAMFASRKIVDRFGDGNLSVAESNSRGKNPFPKDWRMHAFYVDALPILNESGKVVTKVADKPAHLHLIETLYATEEKTTLLFTGPLTDLARALDEAPEIEEKIERLVWMGGTFREEGNVHEPEHDGTAEWNVFWDPEAAGRVWDSSIEIDLVALESTNQVPLTLDVRERWAAERRYLGVDFLGQCYAMVPPLVHFSTNSTYYLWDVLTTAFVGNPELVKVERINSIVHREGPSQGRTVETSDGRPVNVVYDVDRDAFFEYITELAKKVTEVVPC; encoded by the coding sequence ATGAAAAAGAAAATATACTTTAATCATGATGGCGGTGTCGATGATTTAATATCATTATTTTTATTACTACAGATGGATAATGTTGAACTTACAGGCGTTTCTGTTATTCCAGCGGATTGTTATTTAGAACCTGCGATGTTTGCAAGTCGTAAAATAGTTGACCGTTTTGGTGACGGTAATCTAAGTGTAGCTGAATCAAATTCACGTGGGAAAAACCCTTTTCCAAAAGACTGGCGTATGCACGCATTTTATGTTGACGCTTTACCTATTTTAAATGAATCTGGAAAAGTGGTAACAAAAGTAGCTGATAAACCGGCGCATCTTCATCTAATAGAAACGCTTTATGCAACTGAAGAAAAGACAACATTACTATTTACAGGTCCGCTAACAGACCTTGCCCGTGCATTAGACGAAGCACCTGAAATTGAGGAGAAGATTGAGCGACTTGTTTGGATGGGCGGAACGTTTCGTGAAGAGGGAAATGTTCATGAACCTGAACATGATGGAACAGCAGAATGGAACGTATTTTGGGACCCTGAAGCAGCTGGACGCGTTTGGGACAGCAGTATAGAAATTGATTTAGTCGCACTTGAAAGTACGAATCAAGTACCACTCACTTTAGATGTACGCGAGCGCTGGGCAGCGGAGCGAAGATATCTTGGTGTAGATTTTCTTGGTCAGTGCTACGCCATGGTGCCACCACTTGTTCATTTTTCAACAAACTCGACTTATTATCTGTGGGATGTATTAACAACTGCGTTTGTTGGTAATCCTGAGCTTGTGAAAGTGGAGCGAATTAACAGTATCGTACATAGAGAGGGACCAAGCCAAGGACGAACAGTTGAAACTTCTGATGGACGACCTGTAAATGTAGTATATGACGTTGATCGTGATGCTTTCTTTGAATACATAACAGAATTAGCAAAGAAAGTGACGGAGGTTGTTCCATGCTAG
- a CDS encoding MFS transporter → MKETILENNESRKRKLILILAFAMVISVMNSTMFNIALPTITEEFHLQPSQAGWIVTGYIVVYAIGSVMFGKLADKYELKNLLTIGLLIFAVGSLIGFLAPSFWFVLAGRILQAMGASVMPATSMIIPTRYFTPETRGRALGITSSATAFGTAVGPIVAGLVTNFISWHYLFVISLLILIALPFFRSFLDSEEAKVKSKTDLIGAFLLAGTLAFLLLAITQGSLLLAFIGIVFFTLFLWRIRTTENPFIQGSLFKNKSFSAGLLVSALSSGIGFGIPYLTPLLLQGINGLSPLLSGLVMFPGAVLAALLGRKGGKLADQKGNGFVAYTALLCFFLGYGVLSIIAGSSPYLIMFVLLLAYVGQTFIQIALGNTVSRSLPKEQAGVGMGIFMMMNFIAGATATTLISKALEIKDASLQLNPFLLEHNSLNYSNIYAVLTILIVIVTLIYSSNFKKQRSEGYEK, encoded by the coding sequence ATGAAAGAAACGATCCTAGAAAACAATGAAAGTCGGAAAAGAAAACTTATTTTAATTTTGGCCTTTGCAATGGTTATTTCAGTCATGAATTCAACGATGTTTAATATTGCTCTTCCAACGATTACAGAGGAATTTCACCTTCAGCCATCACAAGCAGGCTGGATTGTAACAGGTTATATTGTTGTATATGCAATTGGATCTGTTATGTTTGGAAAGCTTGCTGACAAGTATGAACTGAAAAATTTATTAACCATTGGATTACTTATTTTTGCGGTTGGTTCATTAATCGGATTTTTAGCCCCGAGTTTTTGGTTTGTTTTAGCAGGCCGTATCTTGCAAGCTATGGGTGCTTCTGTTATGCCTGCAACATCAATGATTATTCCAACTCGCTATTTTACACCTGAAACAAGGGGAAGAGCATTAGGAATTACATCATCTGCAACAGCGTTTGGAACAGCTGTCGGACCTATTGTGGCAGGGCTTGTTACAAACTTTATAAGCTGGCACTATCTTTTTGTAATTTCGCTTCTTATCCTTATTGCACTCCCATTCTTTCGAAGCTTCTTAGACAGTGAGGAAGCAAAAGTGAAAAGTAAGACAGATTTAATTGGAGCCTTTTTACTGGCAGGAACGCTTGCTTTTCTTCTTCTGGCCATTACACAAGGATCTTTATTGCTTGCGTTTATTGGAATTGTTTTTTTTACTTTATTTCTTTGGCGAATTCGTACAACAGAAAATCCATTTATTCAAGGTTCTTTATTTAAGAATAAAAGCTTTTCAGCAGGACTTCTTGTTTCAGCTTTAAGTTCAGGAATTGGCTTTGGTATTCCGTATCTCACTCCTTTATTACTTCAAGGAATCAATGGCTTGTCCCCATTATTAAGTGGGCTTGTTATGTTTCCTGGAGCTGTTTTAGCCGCTCTGCTAGGGAGAAAAGGAGGCAAGTTAGCAGATCAGAAAGGAAATGGATTTGTCGCATATACAGCTTTATTATGTTTTTTCTTAGGTTATGGAGTTTTATCCATTATTGCAGGTTCATCTCCATATTTAATTATGTTTGTTCTTCTTCTTGCTTATGTTGGCCAAACGTTCATTCAAATCGCACTAGGAAACACTGTGTCGCGTTCACTTCCAAAAGAACAAGCAGGAGTAGGCATGGGGATTTTCATGATGATGAATTTTATTGCTGGAGCAACGGCAACGACCTTAATTAGTAAAGCACTAGAAATTAAAGATGCAAGTCTTCAACTTAATCCATTCCTACTAGAACATAATAGCCTGAACTACAGTAATATTTACGCTGTTCTCACAATCTTAATTGTTATTGTTACCCTTATTTATAGTAGTAACTTTAAAAAACAAAGATCAGAAGGTTATGAAAAGTAA
- a CDS encoding quercetin 2,3-dioxygenase, with product MATLTSKLPKEKVPYLLRNGEGPRYLFGRQVATIMANGKSTGDMFEIVLLAGGKGDAFPLHFHKETHEGILVLDGKVELILNGEKHLLVSGDYAQIPAGTTHSYTMQSHRTRLVSYTMKGNVANFYTEIGTPYEHVEHPPYGEELAYERFLQGAALSDIEFVSNEQSVEGEAILVTNATRPEEVVPYVLESGEGDRLLTGDQLHRIVAAQTNTDGQFIVVSSEGPKGDRIVDHYHEHHTETFYCLEGQMTMWADGEEIQLNPGDFLHVPAHTVHSYRLDSPYTKMVGVLVSGLFEPFFRTLGDKYDAHIFPAEPQALRFDRVVANIHNLDLKMANQENK from the coding sequence ATGGCAACATTAACAAGTAAATTACCAAAAGAAAAAGTACCTTATTTATTACGAAATGGGGAGGGTCCACGCTATCTCTTTGGACGTCAAGTAGCTACAATTATGGCAAATGGAAAAAGCACAGGCGATATGTTTGAAATCGTCTTACTTGCAGGTGGCAAAGGAGATGCTTTTCCCCTTCATTTTCATAAAGAAACACATGAAGGCATTCTTGTTTTAGATGGAAAAGTAGAACTCATCCTTAATGGAGAAAAACATCTTCTTGTATCAGGAGATTATGCTCAAATTCCAGCAGGCACAACTCACAGCTACACAATGCAAAGTCATCGCACCCGCCTTGTTTCATATACAATGAAAGGAAATGTTGCGAACTTCTATACTGAAATTGGTACACCTTATGAACATGTGGAACATCCTCCATATGGAGAAGAATTAGCATATGAGCGTTTCTTGCAAGGTGCAGCTCTTTCAGATATTGAGTTTGTATCAAACGAACAAAGCGTAGAAGGAGAAGCGATACTTGTAACAAATGCAACACGTCCTGAGGAAGTTGTTCCATATGTCCTTGAATCGGGAGAAGGTGATCGTCTTCTAACAGGTGACCAGCTTCATCGAATTGTTGCGGCACAAACAAATACAGATGGACAATTTATCGTTGTTTCATCTGAAGGACCAAAAGGCGATCGCATCGTTGATCATTATCATGAACATCATACAGAAACTTTTTATTGCCTAGAAGGTCAAATGACAATGTGGGCAGATGGGGAAGAAATTCAGTTGAATCCTGGAGATTTTCTGCACGTTCCAGCTCATACTGTTCATTCATACCGTTTAGATTCTCCATATACAAAAATGGTAGGAGTACTTGTATCAGGTCTGTTCGAACCATTCTTCCGTACTTTAGGTGATAAGTACGATGCTCATATTTTCCCAGCTGAACCTCAGGCACTTCGTTTTGATCGAGTAGTTGCAAATATTCATAATCTTGATCTAAAGATGGCGAATCAAGAGAACAAATGA
- a CDS encoding TetR/AcrR family transcriptional regulator has translation MKVKGEARERIIQTAAYLFQLQGYHATGLNQIIKESGSPRGSVYYHFPNGKEELAIEAVKYTGEYIEKQIKESMAKSLDPVEAIQHFISVTANQFNDPERIEGIPVGLLASETALISEPLRCICVEVFKNWADIFADKLMQYGYEKDEAEDLGMTINSMIEGGVMFSLAHKDKGPLLLISKQIPYILRKKG, from the coding sequence ATGAAAGTGAAAGGTGAAGCAAGAGAACGAATTATTCAAACAGCAGCATATCTTTTTCAATTGCAAGGATATCATGCAACAGGTTTGAATCAAATTATAAAAGAAAGTGGATCACCTCGAGGCTCTGTTTATTATCACTTTCCTAATGGAAAAGAGGAGCTAGCAATTGAAGCTGTAAAATATACAGGTGAATATATTGAAAAACAAATTAAAGAGAGCATGGCAAAAAGCTTAGACCCTGTTGAAGCCATTCAACATTTTATAAGTGTAACAGCTAACCAGTTTAATGATCCAGAACGTATTGAAGGAATTCCTGTTGGATTATTAGCAAGTGAAACAGCTCTCATTAGTGAACCTTTGCGATGTATATGTGTGGAAGTTTTTAAAAATTGGGCTGATATTTTTGCTGATAAATTAATGCAATATGGATATGAAAAGGACGAAGCAGAAGATCTTGGAATGACTATCAACTCGATGATTGAAGGCGGCGTTATGTTTTCGTTAGCACACAAAGATAAAGGGCCTCTTCTTCTTATTTCAAAGCAAATCCCATATATTTTACGAAAAAAAGGGTAG
- a CDS encoding NupC/NupG family nucleoside CNT transporter — MKYLVGILGLLIVFGLAFLISKDRKEIKYKPLLVMVILQLLLAIVLLNTKFGFVVIDAIATTFSTLLDYASAGIAFVFGGIANDGEAPFFLTVLLPIVFISALIGILQHIKVLPFVMKWIGLGLSKINGMGKLESYNAVASAIVGQSEVFITVKKQLDKLPPHRLYTLCTSAMSTVSMSIVGAYMTMIEPKYVVTAIVLNLFGGFMIASIINPYKVSPETDLLEADQDEEKQTFFEMLGEYILDGFKVAVIVGAMLIGFVALMEGIDSVFEMIFGVTFQHLLGYVFAPFAFIMGIPASEVVSAGGIMATKMVTNEFVAMMNLSEMASEFSPRTLGIVSVFLVSFANFSSIGILSGAVKGLSEKQGNVVARFGLRLLYGAVLVSFLSAIIVSFIL; from the coding sequence ATGAAATATTTAGTGGGGATTTTAGGTCTCCTTATTGTATTCGGACTAGCTTTTTTAATAAGCAAAGACCGGAAAGAAATCAAATATAAGCCACTTTTGGTCATGGTCATTTTACAACTTTTGTTGGCAATTGTACTTCTTAATACAAAGTTTGGATTTGTTGTTATTGATGCCATTGCCACAACATTTTCAACGCTATTAGATTATGCCAGCGCAGGGATTGCTTTTGTTTTCGGTGGCATTGCAAATGACGGGGAAGCTCCCTTTTTCTTAACTGTTCTTCTTCCGATTGTGTTCATTTCAGCTTTAATTGGCATCCTTCAGCATATCAAAGTTCTTCCGTTCGTCATGAAATGGATTGGGCTTGGCCTTAGTAAAATTAATGGCATGGGAAAACTTGAATCTTACAATGCCGTTGCTTCAGCAATTGTTGGGCAATCAGAAGTATTTATCACAGTTAAAAAGCAGCTTGATAAATTACCTCCACACCGACTTTACACACTTTGCACGTCCGCAATGTCGACGGTTTCAATGTCAATCGTCGGAGCTTATATGACAATGATTGAACCTAAATATGTTGTAACAGCCATTGTTTTGAACTTGTTTGGTGGATTTATGATTGCTTCAATTATTAACCCATATAAAGTTTCACCTGAAACAGACCTTTTAGAAGCGGATCAAGACGAAGAAAAGCAAACGTTTTTTGAGATGCTAGGTGAATATATTTTAGATGGATTTAAAGTAGCGGTTATTGTGGGCGCTATGCTCATTGGATTTGTCGCACTAATGGAAGGAATTGATAGCGTTTTTGAGATGATTTTTGGCGTTACCTTCCAACATTTGCTTGGCTATGTTTTTGCTCCATTCGCTTTTATAATGGGAATTCCTGCATCTGAAGTTGTTTCAGCTGGAGGGATTATGGCAACGAAGATGGTAACAAATGAATTTGTTGCCATGATGAACTTATCTGAAATGGCGTCTGAATTTAGTCCAAGAACGTTAGGCATTGTCTCTGTATTTTTAGTTTCATTTGCTAACTTTTCTTCAATCGGCATTTTATCGGGAGCTGTTAAAGGACTAAGTGAAAAACAAGGTAACGTTGTAGCTCGTTTTGGGCTTCGCTTACTATACGGAGCTGTTCTTGTTAGTTTCTTATCAGCCATTATCGTCAGCTTCATTTTATAG